In Candidatus Binatia bacterium, the sequence CTTAATCCTTCCACAGATTGTTGGCCGCGTATTTCAGCACGACGTCGACGCAACTCTCGCAGTAGCCGTTTTCCAGAAGGTTCTTGACCATGGCGTTGTATTTCTCGGTCTGCTCCTCGTCCCGCGTACGCGCCTTGGTAATGATGCGGCTGATGTCGCGTACGGAAGTCATCAGCTTCTTCTCGATGGCCTCCTTCAGCGGCTCGTAGCTCTTATAGGTCACCTTCTCACCGCGCCGGCTGGCCGCCCAGAGATAGGCGATCACCTCTTGCCGGAAGCCTTCTGCCGCCGAACCGATGATAGCGATCTGTTCCTCGATCGATTTGAGAAATCCCTCGTCGGGCTGCAGGTCTTCATTGGTGTTACGGTCTTTGACTCTCGTCTTGTTGACGTAGGCCTCGGCGTGATCCAGGTAGTTCTGGAAGAGCGACTCGGCCTGCTCCTGATACGAGTAGACGAAGGCCTTGGTGATCTCCTTCTCGAGGGCGTCCAGGTACTCCTTGTGCAGCACGTCCTGCAGGAAGTCGAGGTACTGTTTACGCGTGTCGTCGGGAAGGTCGCCTTCCTTGGTCATGTTGATCAGCGCCTCGCGCACGGTGATGCCATTGATGCAGTTGCCGCTGATATTGTCGGACAGGGCGTTGTCCAGCGCCTTCATGATGAAGCGGGTGGAAATGCCGCTCATGCCCTCGCGCTTGGCGTCGTCGCGCAATTCGTTCACGTCGATCTTCTTGGTCTTGCCCTTCTCGACCACTTCCTCACCGTTGTACAGCTTCAGCTTGGTCATCAGGTCGCATTTGGTCGTCGGCTCCAAGCGCGACAGGATGGCGAACATGGAAACGATCTCCAGGGTGTGTGGCGCCACATGGGCACGGAAGTCGGAATTCCGAATGATCTTTTGGTAGATCTTCACCTCTTCGGACAAGCGCAAGTTGTACGGCACCTTCACCACCACGATGCGGTCGAGGATCGCTTCATTGGTATGGTCGGCTTTGAACCTCTGCCATTCGGCTTCGTTCGAATGCGCCACGATGACGGTGTCGACGTACACCATACCGTGGCGGCCGGGTGCCGGGATGACTTTCTCCTGGGTCGCCGTGATCATGGCATGGAGGTACTCGGTCTCGTTCTTGAAAACCTCGATGAACTCCACCATGCCGCGGTTACCTACGTTGAGGGCTCCGTTCAGGTCGAGTACGCGTGGGTCCCCTTCCGAATAGATGTCGAGCTTGGAGATGTCCTCGCTGCCGATGAGCACCGAGGTGTCCTGGTTGTTCGGGTCCACCGGCGGCACCACGCCGACGCCAACCCGGTTCCGCTTCGAGAAGACGCGGGTCGCCACCGGCACTTCTTCATAACGCCCGCCGAACTCCTCTTTCAGCCGGAACCGGCAGACTGGACAGAGGTCGCCCTCCACATGGACGCCGAGCATCTTCTCGAACTCGCGCCGCAGGTGCCGGGGGATGAGGTGCAGCGGTTCTTCCGCCATCGGGCAACCGTCGATGGCGTAGAACGGGTCGCTCTCCTCCAACCCGTGCTGCAGTTTCTCCACCAGCGAGCTCTTACCTGAGCCGACGGGACCCATGAGGTAGAGGACCTGGCGGCTCTCCTCGCCCTTCAGCGCCGCCGAGTGGAAGTAGCGCGCAATCTGCGCCACCACCTTCTCGATGCCGAAGAACTCGTCAGCAAAGAAGTCGTAGACTTTGACGGGCTCGTCCTTGAAGAGCCGCTTCACCCGGGCGTCGTCGGACTCGTTGATATCGCGCACGCCGACACGCAGGATCACGTCGTGCAAGCGGGCGTGCGCCAGCTTCGCCACTTCGGGGGTCTCTTTGATGCGCTCGAGGTAATCGAGAAAGGTCCCGCGCCAGGTGCGTACTTCCCTGGTCGCCCGATCTTCCTGGATGAGTTTCTCAAACGTGGCCTTGTCTTGCTGCATGACCCGCTCCTTTGGCGAAAGACCGATGACTCGCCGTTTCGCGCTCCGCCTATGTCATTTGGATGCTCACCGGGTCGCCTCTATTCACGATGATTATACGGACACCTACCGTGCCCAACAAGCAAGGGCGCCGGGATAGCTGGCCGACCATTTTCACACTGACGTGGGACGAAGGAACAAACAGGTGGAGCGACACGGCGAATTTCTTCACTGCGCTCGCTTTCTCAAGCCAAACATTACTTTCGAAAAATGCTAACATCCGGCATTCCATGGGTCAAGGAATTTTTCCGCCTCGTTGCGGCGCCGATGCGACATGACGGGCGCACGGGCCCGCCCCGGCCTAGCGTGACTTGAAAGCCTTCCGCAGCTAAGCTGCCAGTGTGGCACGGCGGAGAGACCAATGACCGACCCCCATATCAGCACGGTACCCGAGGCATTGCTGGTCGCCATGGATTTCTCGGCGGGCTCACGGCGGGCGCTGGAGCTGTCGTTAGCCTTGTGCCCGAGGGGCGAGATCACCGCCCTGCACGTCGTGGACACGGAGTTCGCCGCCCGAGTCGAGGCCGAGGGCGTGGCCACCAGTGCGGACGTCGTCACCAAACTGCGGACGCGGGCCACTGAGGAATTTGGCTGGCTGGTGCAAGAGAAAGGGCCCGATACCTTCAATACCATGACCGTGGAAGGCATCCCGTTCGTGGAGATCATCAAGATCGCCAAGGATCTCGACGTGGACATGATTGTAATGGGGATGCACAAGGCGAACTTCCGAGTCGATGAAATCCTCTTCGGGAGCACGGCCGAGAAGGTACTGCGCACCAGTCATTGCCCGGTCCTCTGTGTCCCGTGAAGCCGAAGGAGACCCTGCGCTGAATGCAAAAACGGCTGCGCTTTTCGCTCTGGTACTTCCTCGGCGCGCTGGCGCTGGTGTTTCTGGTGCAGACGTTCATCGTCAAGGGGGAGGCCGGCCAGATTACGTACGCGCAGTTCAAACGGGTCGTCGACGCCGACAAGGTTACGGACGTGGTGATCGGGACCGACTACGTTTCGGGCAAGCTGACCACCCTGGACCTCGAAGGCATCCTCGGTGCGGAACAGCTCAAGCAGCTCAAACAACTCGGCGATACGAACTACCATTTCCGCGCCGTGAGGGTCGAGGACCCGAAACTCGTCGACGCATTAGAGGCGCACAACATCCCCTTCTCCGGCCGTCTGTCGAACACCTGGCTCACCAACTTGTTCTCCTGGGTCATGTCGCTGGTCTTCTTTCTCGTCCTCTGGGGATTCCTCTTCCGGCGAATGGGCGCGGGGGTGGGAGGCGGCGGGCTGATGGCGATCGGGCGCAGCAAAGCCAAGGTCTACGTCGAGAGCGAAACCCGCGTCACCTTTGCCGACGTCGCCGGCATCGATGAGGCCAAGGAGGAGTTGCGCGAGGTGGTGGAGTTTCTGCAGACGCCAGAGCGTTTTCGCCGCCTCGGCGGCAAGATTCCCAAGGGGGTCCTGCTCGTCGGCGCGCCGGGGACCGGAAAGACACTGCTGGCGCGCGCCGTCGCCGGCGAAGCCAAGGTGCCGTTCTTCAGTATGAGCGGCTCCGAGTTCGTCGAGCTATTCGTCGGCGTGGGCGCGGCCCGGGTGCGTGACCTCTTCGAGCAGGCGAAGCAGAAGGCGCCGTGCATCGTGTTCATCGACGAACTCGACGCCCTGGGCAAGTCGCGCAGCATGAATCCCCTCGGCACCCACGACGAGCGCGAGCAGACGCTCAACCAACTCCTGGTCGAGATGGATGGCTTCGATCCGAACGTCGGGGTCATCATCATGGCGGCCACCAACCGGCCGGAGATTCTCGATGCGGCGCTGCTGCGCGCCGGTCGCTTCGATCGCCACGTGGCACTCGATCGCCCCGACGTCCGCGGCCGCGAGGAGATTCTGCGCGTGCACACGCGCACCGTAAAGCTGGCAGCGGACGTGGACATCCGGATCGTTGCGGCGCGGACGCCGGGCTTCGTCGGGGCCGATCTCGCCAACGCCGTCAACGAGGCCGCCCTGCTCGCCGCGCGTCGCGACCGCACCGAGGTCACCATGCAAGACTTCGATGATGCCATCGACCGCATCACCGCTGGGCCGGAGAGGAAGACGCGGGTCATGAGCAAGCGCGAGAAGGAGATCGTGGCCTACCACGAATCAGGGCACGCGCTGATCGCCTCGACGCTGCCGAACATGGATCCGGTGCGCAAGATCTCCATCATCCCGCGTGGCATCGCCGCGCTCGGCTACACCCAGCAATTGCCGACCCAGGACCGCTACCTCATGACGCGCTCGGAGTTGGAAGACCGCATGGCGGTGCTGCTCGGCGGCCGGGTCGCCGAGGAGCTGGTCTTTGGAGACATCTCCACCGGGGCCCAGGATGACCTGCAGAAGGCAACCGACATCGCCTTGAGCATGGTCACCCAATACGGCATGAGCGAACACCTCGGCCTGCGCACGTTCGAGCGCCAACGCCGCTCGGCGTTCTTCGACACCCCCATGATGACCGGCAAGGAATACAGCGAGGAAAAGGCGAGCGCCATCGACACCGAAGTCGAAGAGATCCTCAAGCGCAGTCACGAAAGGGTGAACCGGATACTTAGCGAGCAGCGCGTGATTCTCGATGAAGTGGCGCATCGGCTTCTGGAAAAAGAGGTGATGGAGGGCGACGACTTGCGCGCCTTGCTCGCGAGCCATGCGCAATCGCCACGCGCCGCCGCGAGTTCGTGAACGGAATGGAGCTGTTACGAATCCGAGACGTAGAGGCGCTACACGGATTTCGCCTCCGGCTGACACTGACCGATGGATCGATGGTCGAACGCGATGTCTCAGCGCTGATGATCGGGCCCGTATTTGAATTCCTGAAGGGCGATCCGAAAAGCTTTCGCATGGTGCGCGCCGAGGGCGGAACGGTTGTGTGGCCCAATGGCGCGGATTTGTGCCCGGACGTATTGATATGGGGCGGTCCGCCGCCGGAGGATGCGCAAGATCCTCATCCTTCCTCCGAAGCCCCAATCGCACGGGCTGCTTCAGGAACCTCACCTGACAGCTCAACCACCTGACAGCGTACCGGCCTGCCTCACGCAGCGCATCACGGAACAAAAACACGCTCCTCCCCGACCACAGTCGCCAAGCGGCGCAGGAAGTCCTCCCGGTCTTGATGGGCGCGGAAGATGGGACGGCGGTCCGCTCCGCGAGTGCTCCCCATTCGGAGCTGCCTCCAGGAGATTCCGGAGATTCTGGGATGAAACACCTCCACGATCCAGGAGTGTGCTACCCTGGCGAACGTGAAGGCCGGCAAGTCCAATCTTACCCGCGAACTCAAGCGTCTCTTCCGCAGCATGAGCTTTGTGTCGCGCCAT encodes:
- a CDS encoding serine protein kinase produces the protein MQQDKATFEKLIQEDRATREVRTWRGTFLDYLERIKETPEVAKLAHARLHDVILRVGVRDINESDDARVKRLFKDEPVKVYDFFADEFFGIEKVVAQIARYFHSAALKGEESRQVLYLMGPVGSGKSSLVEKLQHGLEESDPFYAIDGCPMAEEPLHLIPRHLRREFEKMLGVHVEGDLCPVCRFRLKEEFGGRYEEVPVATRVFSKRNRVGVGVVPPVDPNNQDTSVLIGSEDISKLDIYSEGDPRVLDLNGALNVGNRGMVEFIEVFKNETEYLHAMITATQEKVIPAPGRHGMVYVDTVIVAHSNEAEWQRFKADHTNEAILDRIVVVKVPYNLRLSEEVKIYQKIIRNSDFRAHVAPHTLEIVSMFAILSRLEPTTKCDLMTKLKLYNGEEVVEKGKTKKIDVNELRDDAKREGMSGISTRFIMKALDNALSDNISGNCINGITVREALINMTKEGDLPDDTRKQYLDFLQDVLHKEYLDALEKEITKAFVYSYQEQAESLFQNYLDHAEAYVNKTRVKDRNTNEDLQPDEGFLKSIEEQIAIIGSAAEGFRQEVIAYLWAASRRGEKVTYKSYEPLKEAIEKKLMTSVRDISRIITKARTRDEEQTEKYNAMVKNLLENGYCESCVDVVLKYAANNLWKD
- a CDS encoding universal stress protein, which translates into the protein MTDPHISTVPEALLVAMDFSAGSRRALELSLALCPRGEITALHVVDTEFAARVEAEGVATSADVVTKLRTRATEEFGWLVQEKGPDTFNTMTVEGIPFVEIIKIAKDLDVDMIVMGMHKANFRVDEILFGSTAEKVLRTSHCPVLCVP
- the ftsH gene encoding ATP-dependent zinc metalloprotease FtsH, producing MQKRLRFSLWYFLGALALVFLVQTFIVKGEAGQITYAQFKRVVDADKVTDVVIGTDYVSGKLTTLDLEGILGAEQLKQLKQLGDTNYHFRAVRVEDPKLVDALEAHNIPFSGRLSNTWLTNLFSWVMSLVFFLVLWGFLFRRMGAGVGGGGLMAIGRSKAKVYVESETRVTFADVAGIDEAKEELREVVEFLQTPERFRRLGGKIPKGVLLVGAPGTGKTLLARAVAGEAKVPFFSMSGSEFVELFVGVGAARVRDLFEQAKQKAPCIVFIDELDALGKSRSMNPLGTHDEREQTLNQLLVEMDGFDPNVGVIIMAATNRPEILDAALLRAGRFDRHVALDRPDVRGREEILRVHTRTVKLAADVDIRIVAARTPGFVGADLANAVNEAALLAARRDRTEVTMQDFDDAIDRITAGPERKTRVMSKREKEIVAYHESGHALIASTLPNMDPVRKISIIPRGIAALGYTQQLPTQDRYLMTRSELEDRMAVLLGGRVAEELVFGDISTGAQDDLQKATDIALSMVTQYGMSEHLGLRTFERQRRSAFFDTPMMTGKEYSEEKASAIDTEVEEILKRSHERVNRILSEQRVILDEVAHRLLEKEVMEGDDLRALLASHAQSPRAAASS
- a CDS encoding DUF2442 domain-containing protein, with protein sequence MELLRIRDVEALHGFRLRLTLTDGSMVERDVSALMIGPVFEFLKGDPKSFRMVRAEGGTVVWPNGADLCPDVLIWGGPPPEDAQDPHPSSEAPIARAASGTSPDSSTT